The nucleotide window TGGAGTAGGGGCTTATCTGAATCTCCTCGATGTGGCTCTCCCTTAGGAGTGTTCTGAGGGCCTCAAGGTAGCTGTCCGCAGAGCCTATGTCGTACCAGTACTCGGAGAAGCGGTAGGCTTTTATCGGCTCACCCCTCGAGAGGAGCCACTGGATGAAGTAGCCCGGCGAATCCCTGTTCCCGTTCCTCAGATACTCGTCGAGAAGCCCCATCACCCCCTCCGGAAAGGCGTAGACACCAGTGCTCACAAGGGTTGATTGGGGCTCGGCAGGCTTCTCCTGGAAGGAGACAACTCTATCGCCTTCAAGCAGGACTACACCGTAGCGCTTGGCCAGCTCAAGGTCGCCGACGTCATAAACCGCTATGAGCGTCTCCCCGGAGTAATGCCCTAGGAACTCATTCAGCGAGAAGGAGAACAGGTTATCGCCGGCAATGACGAGGTAATCATCGAGGCCGAGTTCCTCAACGGCCTTCCTCATCGCCCCGATCGTCCCGAGCTTCTCCTCCTCGTGGAGGGTGTCCTCTATTATGAGTTCAACGCCGTATTCTTCCGCTATTGGCCGAAAGTGGCCCTCAAAAAAGCGGTTGGTGGAGATGTAAACCGGAAAACCCAGATCCAGGACTTTCTCGAGGATATGATCTATTATCATCCCCTCGCCAACTGGCAATAGGGCCTTAGGATAATTCCGGGTTATAGGCCACAGGCGAGCGGCGTAGCCCCCTGCCATGATTAAAACCTTTATTGTTTTTCCCTCCTGAATGCCTTTGAAATTGCACTTACGAAGTCCTCTATGTCGCCAAGATTGTTCCTGAGAATTTCGTAAATAACGCCTTCGTCGACGTCCCAGTATATGTGAACCAATCTATTTCTGAACCTCGCCATCAGGATGAGCCTTTTTGTTAGGTCCTCATCTATGATCTTCCTCTCGTTTAGAACCCTGAATGAGTCGGCATAGTCCTTGGGCAACCTGAACTTGTTCTTTGATATCAGATGGTACGCCACGTCAATGCAGGCCTCTATGGCCACCAAAAGATTGTACTTGGCACTTGAAACGTAGTGCCTGTTACTCAAAAACTCCTTTTTTGGAAGTTTTGAGAGCTCATAAAGAGCCTCCAAAGCGTTGTTTATTTCAAACATGAGCCGGGTTATCTTCTCTTTATCGTATTCCAAGGGCCTCCCTCCTGTACATGTTTAGATAGTAGGAATAATCGTGGTACTCACGCATAGTTCTCTCCTCGAAGTCGCAACGGATCTTCTCATCCCTACTGAAGAGCAGCAAGCCCCCAATGGCTCGGAACCTGAAGGTTACCGGAGCTTCGTTGAGAATCCTCACATCCACCGGTAGACTTAAGGCATTCGAGAGGTCTTCCTCAAGCTCCGCCTCATAGAAGGGATGAACCTCTGAATCTACATACACAGCCACGTCAATGTCCCGGAAAGGACCCTCAAGGAAAGAGCCGTGAAGATAGGCGAAGATGATCTCGTCTCTCCTTAGGAGAAGTTCTCTCAGGATTTCAATGACCTCTCTTTTTTCTCTCTCATTAAGGCTATAAACCCGCATGGTTGGTGATTCAACTCAGTCTACAAAAAACTTTCCCAAAACTTAATAACACCGGGCCCGATACAATTGGCGATAAAAATGATGGTCCTTGTAACAGGCGGTGCCGGCTTCATAGGCTCGCACCTCGTCGATAGGCTCATGGAGCTTGGCCATACGGTCAGGGTTCTCGACGACCTCAGCGCGGGCAGCTTGGCCAACATAGAGCGCTGGCTGGAAAACGAGAACTTCGAGTTCATAAAGGGCGACATGAGAAACCCGGAAATCGTGAGAGAGGCCGTTAAAGACGTTGAAGTCGTTTTCCACCTCGCCGCCAACCCCGAGGTCAGAATCGGCTCCCAGAGTCCAGAGCTCCTCTACGAAACCAACGTGCTGGTAACATACAACCTCCTCAACTCGATGAGGGGTTCGAACGTGGAATACCTCGTCTTCACGAGCTCCTCAACGGTCTACGGTGAGGCTGAGATCATACCCACACCGGAGGACTACGGGCCCCTCGAGCCGATAAGCGTTTATGGAGGAGCGAAGCTCGCGGCCGAAGCTTTGATAAGTGGTTACGCCCACACGTTCGGCTTCAGGGCTTTAATTTTCCGCCTGGCGAACATCATAGGCGAGCGCTCCAACCACGGTGTGATCTACGACTTCATCAACAAGCTCAGGAGGAACCCGGAGGAGCTTGAGATACTCGGCGACGGAAGGCAGAGGAAGAGCTACCTCCACGTGAGCGACACCGTTGAGGGCATGCTCCAAATCCTTGAGCACTTCAGGCAAAGCGGAAAGACCGTGGACTTCTACAACCTCGGCAACGACGACTGGATAACCGTCCAGGAGATAGCGGAGATAGTGAGCGAGGAGATGGGGCTCAAACCGAGGTTCGTTTTCACCGGCGGCGTTGATGGTGGAAGGGGCTGGAAGGGCGACGTCAAGTTCATGCGCTTAGCAATAGAGAAGGCCAAGAAAGCCGGCTGGAGGCCGAAGCTGAACAGCTACGAGGCGGTAAGGAGAACGGTGAGGGAACTGCTGGGTTAGGGTTTTCCGGCCTTTTCTGCTTATCCCACCAAGGATTAACTTTTATAAAGCGGGGCCGGTATTTAGGTTAGCGGAAGGTGTGAACTATGGTCAGCACGCTCATCATCGTCATAGCCGGCATAATGGCCTTCTGGGCGATCGTCTACGTGGCATTTGGCAGGAGGGAGAATGAAAACGAAGAAGAGGGAATCGCCGTCGATCTGTTCGTGATAATGTGGAGAACGAAGAGGGTGCTAGGCTTCATAGACCGGCTCGCCTCAAGGGGAAGGAAGTTCTGGAAGGTTTACGGCGACGTTGGAATAGCCCTTGGATTCCTGGGCATGGCCTTCGTCTTCTACGCCCTGCTCAAGACCGCAATAGCAACCATCCAGACCCACGGAAAGCAGGCTGGGGTACAGCTCGTCATCCCCGGGCTGACCATTCCCCTCTGGTACGGCCTGATCGGCCTCGCGGTTGTTATGGTCGTCCATGAACTCAGCCACGGAGTGGTGGCGAGGGCCGATAGGCTTCCTCTAAAATCAGTGGGCCTGGTCCTGTTCTTCGTGATCCCCGGGGCCTTCGTGGAGCCCGACGAGGAGGAGCTCAAAAAGGCCCCCCTAAGGACGAGGCTCAGGGTCTACGGGGCCGGTTCGCTCGCCAACCTCCTCGTGGCCCTGCTCGCGCTCCTCATCATGAACTTCGCGCTGACGCCACTCCTCCAGCCCGCTGGAATAGAGGTGGCGGGCGTTATAAGCGGCTCTCCTGCCTCGGGGGTTCTCGAGAGGGGCGACGTTATAGTTGCCATAAACGGCACCGCGATAAAGACGCTCGAGGACTTCGAGAAGTTCATAAACACGACGAAGCCCAACCAGACCATCGCGATAACCGTCCTGAGGAACGGGGAAGAAAAAACCGTGGAGCTGAAGCTCGGTGCAAGGGAGGACAACCCCAAGAAGCCGTTCATAGGCATATACCTCGGCCAGCACTACAGATCGAGGATAGGGCACGAGAACGTGGTGTTCCCGCTGTTCTTCTCGTTCTACTGGATATACTTCCTGAACTTCGGAATAGGCCTGATGAACCTCTTCCCGCTGGTCCCCCTCGATGGGGGGAGAATGCTGGACGACGTGCTTAAGGAGTACCTTCCTGAGGCGATCGCGAAGCCGCTAAGGTACGCCGTCATCGCCATCGGGCTGACGCTGCTCGCCCTCAACCTCTGGCCGGCCCTGCTCAACCTGGCCCGCTAGACTGGATGCATATCCTTCCCTTTTTGAAGCGGAACGTTCCGGTGGAGGGCTCGAAATCGGGGAGCAGGGACTTGAGGACTGTTAGCTCCTCAACCCCGGGTCTGCCGGTGGGCCTCGTCTCCAGTATGTGCTCGGCGTACTGGGATATCCACGACAGGAACCTCCTGGAGACCCTGTCACGGTTTATAAGGAACACGTTCAGAACCCCCTCGTGGCCGGGCCTCTCGGAGCCTTCCCTAAGGGCCATGTTCCGCTTTAGTATTCTCATGGCGTTTTCCTCGCCGAAGGTCTCGACGAAGCCGTCCACCGTAACCGTCAGCCCGATCCTCCTCGGCCTGTTGGCTATTATCTTGGAGTAGAGGGCCAGCATCTTGGGGAGGTACGTGCCGCTGTCCAGCTGACCCAGGTAGTAAACGAAGGGTTCGTTGAGCTTTACCCCGTTTACGGAGCCAAAAACGTCCACGACCGCCAGCCTGCCAGCCCTTCCGAACTCCTCGAGGGGAAACCTAACAGCGAGCCCGTACTTTTTGAGGAGACTGTAGGGCATGGAGTAGTTGGTGATCATCCCGAACCAGTCCCGCTCAAGGAACCTCCGGAATATCTCAACCCCCAGCGCCCATCCGTAGGAACCTGTATCGTAGATAATCAGCAGTATTCCGTCGTCCATTAGGCCCCCGCCGAGCATTTTATCGAGGGGCCCGATCTCGGTCTTGAATACCTTATACTGCATTTCGATCACTATGGGGGGCACCAACCTTTTTAAAAGCCTTTTCTTAGGGCAACCCATGCCAGCGGTCTGCTCCAAGTGCGGTCGTCCAGCGGTCTACCACGCGCGCTACACCGGTCGCTACTACTGCCACAAGCACTTCAACGAGATGGTCGAGAAGAAGTTCAAGGAGACCGTCAAAAAATACCGCCTCATCGAGAAGGGCGAGAGGATAGCGGTCGGGGTCAGCGGGGGAAAGGACAGCGTAGTTCTGATGCATCTCCTGGCTAAACTCCGAGAGAAGTTTCCGTTTGAACTCGTCGCGATAACCATAGACGAGGGAATAGCCGGTTACAGGCCTCCAAGCGTTGAGATAGCGAAGAGGAACGCGAAGAAGCTCGGAATAGAGCACCGGATATATTCCTTCAAGGAATACATCGGCTTCACCCTCGACGAGACGGTTGAGATAATGGGGAGCTTCGAGAAGGGAGAGCGTGTTGGGGCGTGCTCCTACTGCGGCGTCTGGAGGCGCTGGCTCCTCAACTACGCGGCCAAGGACGTCGGGGCGGACAAGCTGGCCGTCGGCCACAATTTGGATGACGAGGTGCAGATGTTCATAATGAACATCCTCCGGGGCGATATAGCGAGACTGGGAAGAACTGGCCCCTACTACGAGGAAATCCACCCCGAGCTCGTTCCGAGGATAAAGCCCCTCCGAGAGATTCCCGAGAAGGAGATTGTCCTCTACGCGGTTCTGAACAACATTGAAGTTGACCTGAGCGAGTGCCCCTACGCGGTCGAGGCCTTCCGTGCCGAAATCCGCGACTGGCTCAACGAGATGGAGGAGAGGCACCCCGGCACCAAATATCAGATACTCAGGAGCTACGACAAGCTCTTCCCGCTTATAGCGAAGACCTACACCAAGAGAACGAGCGAGCTGAACCGCTGTAAGATATGCGGTCAACCCACAACTGGAGAGATATGCAAGGCCTGCCAGTTCCGCCTCCAGGTCGAGAGGAAGGCGAGGGAAAGGGGGCTGACGTTCAGGGTTGAGTAAACTGAACAGCTATTTATAAAGACCTGTTTAGTATACTGAACAACCCATTAAACTTCACCGGGTGTTCCCCGTGATTATCGAGACGGCCGTTCCCTTTGAGGAGCTCGAGGAGATAAGGCGAAAGAGCGGGGCGAAAGTTAGCTTAACCCTCCTCGAAACCACCGAGAGGAACGGGATAGTCCTCAACCTGGTTCTCCTGGAAGGCCCTCCCTCGGAAATCGAGCGCTTCATGGAAAAGCTCCGCCTGGCGAGGGCCGGCGGTTAGTTTGCGCCCCAAACTTCCGGGCGGGTATTTAAGGAGTTAGGAGAACTTTTCTTGGTGAGAGTATGGAAGAGCTGAGTGAGGCGCTCAGGGCTGTGGAGCGGGAGCTGAACCTCGCGAGAAAGGCGTACAGAGCGAGCGTTTTCCTCTACTGGGCGTGGGCGATGCCCGGGGTTTACCTACTCGCGCAAATCCTGTCAAAGTACGCTGGAATTGGTGAAGAAAGCGCAATCCAGTGGCTTTCGCTGGGGGCAGTAATAGGTTTCATCGCCGAGGAGCGAAAGGCTTTCAGAAAGGTGATCCAGCTAGAAAAGGCTCTCGGAAGGGTTGAAAAAAACACCCAGGGGATACATCCTCGCACAGGTTATCGTGTGGCCCCTCTCGGCCCTGATTGCCAGCATGTATGCTGAAAACGACGGCCAGTGGATGCTGGTCTTCATAGGGCTCGGCCTGCTCCTCCTCACTGGCGTTGAGTTCGCGTTCACCGGAAAGAAGGACTGGAAGACCGCTCTGGCAGGGCTGATAATACTCCCCTCGACGACGCTCTGCACGGGCTTTGGCTACGCGGTTACGGTGATTGCCTTCGCCTTCTCGCTGACGGCTTATCTCCATTTGAAGGTGGCAATAAGGGAGTGATATGCTCGAAAAGCTCGCGGGGCTCTCGAAGTCACCGCTAGGCAATCCGACGAGGTTGGCCATAGCGCTCTACCTGCTGTCCAGGGAGAGGGCAACCTTCGCGAGCCTGAGGGAAGCCTTGAAGCTCACCGCCGGAAACCTTGAGTTCCACCTGAAGGCGCTTGAAGAGGCCGGGATCGTTAGAACCTACTACGGTTTCGGGAAGAGGCCAAGGAAGTTCGTGGAGATAACGGAGGAGGGAGTTGAAGAGCTCAGGGAAGTTATCAAAATCCTGAGAAAGGTGACCGGGGATGATTGAGTTCGCGGTTGCCTTACTCCTGTGGCTGTTGATTTTGGCCGCATCCACGGCCGTTGCCTCCCTAACCGCCAAGAAGAGGGCGAGAAAGGCCGGCTTCGCGATGCAGCTGACGATGTTCCTCCTCTCGCTTGCGGTGATCGAGCTCATTGGCGGACCGGGGAGGTTCGGTTTCGTTCCCGACTTCAGATACGTTCCTCATGCCCTCATCCTCGGCTTTGGAACGTCCCTCATCCTCAACCTGCTTGAGGGCAATCCCTCAGAACCGATGCCTGAGTTCATGCCCGAAGGGATTGAGAGATTCGTTCTCCTCCTCATCTTCGCCCCGCTGGGAGAGGAAGTCTTCACGAGGGGGCTCATCGAGGGCTATCTTTTGAGCTACGGCCACTTTTGGAGTGCAATACTCTTCTCGGCCCTGCTCTTCGCCCTGCCGCACTTGATGGCCTTCGAAGGAAACAGGAGAAGAAAAGCCGGAATAGTGACCGGAGCATTCATCCTCGGCTCGTTAGCCGGTTACCTTTTCGCCCTCGGAGGGATAACCCCGGCGATCGCTCTTCACTCCTCGGCGAATCTGGCGGGACTGACGGTTCTGAAGATCAAGGGGAAAGCAGAGGATTAATCGTACCTCCCGGGCTTCTCTATCTCGACTCTCCCCCTAACGAGACGGAAGATGTAACCCTCTGCGCTCGGCTCAAAATCCGGAAGCGGGGAGCTCCTGACGAAGAACCTTTCAACGCCCGGGTTCTCTGTGGGCTGGAACTCGATGACGTACTGGCTGTAGAGGGCCATCCACGAGACGAGCTCCTCCGAGGCGCGGCTCCGGTTGAGGAGGAATATGTTGAGGGGCCGCTTTCTCTTTTCCGAAATCCTGGCGCGCTCCTTGAGGGCCATGAGCCGCTGAAAGACGCGGATGAAGTTCTTCTCGCCGAGGAGAAAGGCCATTCCATCGACGGTGACGTCTATCCCAACTGGCCGTCTGTCACCGATCCGCTCCTTGAGTATGCGCCGGTAGAGCCCGTTGTACTTGGGGAGGAAGGTGCTCCCGTCTATGGTCGGGTCGGTGTAGACGTAGTCCTCCGCGTACTTGAGGCCGTAGAAGGAGGAAAATATGTCCACGACCGCGAGGTCGCCCCTTCTTCCGAGCTCGTCGATGTCGAAGTTTACGGCCTTGAGCTCCATGCGGAGGGGCGTGATCGGGAGAACCGAATCGAGTATTACTCCGAAATCGCCCATACCAATTCTGCGCCTCAGGATCTCAAAACCGAGGGCCCATCCACGGGAATAGGTGCTGTAGGTTATCAGAAGGTTGCTGTCCTCGAGGAGACCCCCTCCCAGGGCCTCGTCGAGCAGGGGAACACCGGTACTCAGTACCTCCACCCCGATCACCTGTATAGGTGATCATGCGTTAAAGTATTTAACACTAACTCCCCAAAGTGTTCAATGAAAAGGCCTTAGATGGTACTCCCAGAACATTGTGTTCTGAAATTCAGAGAAACAACCGGCTAAATAAGGGTGTTGACGTAACATTATACGGTGGGGAAGATGGAGGATGTTAGGGAACTCAAAAGCGTCCTTGAGAGAGTTGAGGGCAGACTGATAGCGGCCGGGAAGTTATACGGGGCGATGAACTTCGCGGTGTGGCTGGCAATAATGCTCCTGTACTACGTCATGCTGGGTCTTTTCCAGCCGGACTGGAGGTTTAACTTCCTCTACTGGCCCTTAGGCTTCGCAGTTGCGATGGCCTTTACCGGGAGGATATGGGGAAGGCTCAAGAGGCTCGGGAGGGTTACAGGGAGGGAGATCGAGAGCTCTCCCCTCGCAGGGATCCTCATAGGACTCTCCTGGGCAACCGGCATCGTACTCGGCTGGATCATCGTTCCGGGCCTGAACCCAGGCGTCACGGAGGAGGCCAGCCTCGCAACCGGATTCCTTACCTTCATAGCCTTTTCAGTCTTCGCGATGTGGCTCGTCATGGCGGGCTTCAACCCCAAAAACGGCGAGCGCGAGATAATTCCCGCGTTCCTGATCCCCGCACTCGGAATACCACGCTCCACCGGCATGGCAGAGGGAGCCATAGTCTGGGCCGGTTTCGTCGTGGCCGCGGGCTTTTCCCTGACGATCCTCTGGTACCTCTACTCGGCCTTCAGAGCAATAGAGCGGTGATAGGATGGAACATCTGAGGGAACTCACGAAAAACCACGTCCTCGGGAACCCCGTAAGGCTGGGAATCATGCTCTACCTCCTGCCCAGAGGAAAGGCCCTATTCAAGGAACTGCTCCAGGTGCTCGA belongs to Thermococcus sp. AM4 and includes:
- a CDS encoding transcriptional regulator, which encodes MLEKLAGLSKSPLGNPTRLAIALYLLSRERATFASLREALKLTAGNLEFHLKALEEAGIVRTYYGFGKRPRKFVEITEEGVEELREVIKILRKVTGDD
- a CDS encoding TIGR04140 family protein, which gives rise to MIIETAVPFEELEEIRRKSGAKVSLTLLETTERNGIVLNLVLLEGPPSEIERFMEKLRLARAGG
- a CDS encoding site-2 protease family protein; amino-acid sequence: MVSTLIIVIAGIMAFWAIVYVAFGRRENENEEEGIAVDLFVIMWRTKRVLGFIDRLASRGRKFWKVYGDVGIALGFLGMAFVFYALLKTAIATIQTHGKQAGVQLVIPGLTIPLWYGLIGLAVVMVVHELSHGVVARADRLPLKSVGLVLFFVIPGAFVEPDEEELKKAPLRTRLRVYGAGSLANLLVALLALLIMNFALTPLLQPAGIEVAGVISGSPASGVLERGDVIVAINGTAIKTLEDFEKFINTTKPNQTIAITVLRNGEEKTVELKLGAREDNPKKPFIGIYLGQHYRSRIGHENVVFPLFFSFYWIYFLNFGIGLMNLFPLVPLDGGRMLDDVLKEYLPEAIAKPLRYAVIAIGLTLLALNLWPALLNLAR
- a CDS encoding NAD-dependent epimerase/dehydratase family protein encodes the protein MMVLVTGGAGFIGSHLVDRLMELGHTVRVLDDLSAGSLANIERWLENENFEFIKGDMRNPEIVREAVKDVEVVFHLAANPEVRIGSQSPELLYETNVLVTYNLLNSMRGSNVEYLVFTSSSTVYGEAEIIPTPEDYGPLEPISVYGGAKLAAEALISGYAHTFGFRALIFRLANIIGERSNHGVIYDFINKLRRNPEELEILGDGRQRKSYLHVSDTVEGMLQILEHFRQSGKTVDFYNLGNDDWITVQEIAEIVSEEMGLKPRFVFTGGVDGGRGWKGDVKFMRLAIEKAKKAGWRPKLNSYEAVRRTVRELLG
- a CDS encoding nucleotidyltransferase domain-containing protein; this encodes MRVYSLNEREKREVIEILRELLLRRDEIIFAYLHGSFLEGPFRDIDVAVYVDSEVHPFYEAELEEDLSNALSLPVDVRILNEAPVTFRFRAIGGLLLFSRDEKIRCDFEERTMREYHDYSYYLNMYRREALGIR
- a CDS encoding TIGR00269 family protein, translating into MPAVCSKCGRPAVYHARYTGRYYCHKHFNEMVEKKFKETVKKYRLIEKGERIAVGVSGGKDSVVLMHLLAKLREKFPFELVAITIDEGIAGYRPPSVEIAKRNAKKLGIEHRIYSFKEYIGFTLDETVEIMGSFEKGERVGACSYCGVWRRWLLNYAAKDVGADKLAVGHNLDDEVQMFIMNILRGDIARLGRTGPYYEEIHPELVPRIKPLREIPEKEIVLYAVLNNIEVDLSECPYAVEAFRAEIRDWLNEMEERHPGTKYQILRSYDKLFPLIAKTYTKRTSELNRCKICGQPTTGEICKACQFRLQVERKARERGLTFRVE
- a CDS encoding DUF86 domain-containing protein, translating into MEYDKEKITRLMFEINNALEALYELSKLPKKEFLSNRHYVSSAKYNLLVAIEACIDVAYHLISKNKFRLPKDYADSFRVLNERKIIDEDLTKRLILMARFRNRLVHIYWDVDEGVIYEILRNNLGDIEDFVSAISKAFRREKQ
- a CDS encoding CPBP family intramembrane glutamic endopeptidase → MIEFAVALLLWLLILAASTAVASLTAKKRARKAGFAMQLTMFLLSLAVIELIGGPGRFGFVPDFRYVPHALILGFGTSLILNLLEGNPSEPMPEFMPEGIERFVLLLIFAPLGEEVFTRGLIEGYLLSYGHFWSAILFSALLFALPHLMAFEGNRRRKAGIVTGAFILGSLAGYLFALGGITPAIALHSSANLAGLTVLKIKGKAED
- a CDS encoding sugar phosphate nucleotidyltransferase; translated protein: MKVLIMAGGYAARLWPITRNYPKALLPVGEGMIIDHILEKVLDLGFPVYISTNRFFEGHFRPIAEEYGVELIIEDTLHEEEKLGTIGAMRKAVEELGLDDYLVIAGDNLFSFSLNEFLGHYSGETLIAVYDVGDLELAKRYGVVLLEGDRVVSFQEKPAEPQSTLVSTGVYAFPEGVMGLLDEYLRNGNRDSPGYFIQWLLSRGEPIKAYRFSEYWYDIGSADSYLEALRTLLRESHIEEIQISPYSKIIPPVVIKRGAKVLGRSIIGPFAYIGEDCVIENSDVSDSIIFRGTVIRNSTIWRSIIDEKCEIRNLELRKSLVGGHAKIQRGE